Within the Oceanimonas doudoroffii genome, the region GTCAGGTTCAACCTGACTGATCTCCACACTGACGCCCTTTTCTGCCAGCACAATGCGCACCTGGTGGCTGTAGATGTCATCGGCGCCCGAAAACAGCGTCATGATGGAACGTTTGTTGGCCGCAACTGCCATTGAATCCTCCGCAAATCATAAATGGGAACGGCAACGGTAGCCTGTCAGCTCCATTGCCGCTCCCTGTTCAGCTTAGACGATGTCTAATGTCTCAATCAGTGCACGTCACGCCAGTATTCCTTCTTCAGCATATAGGCGATGACGAAGAAGATGGCCAGGAAGCCCAGCACCCAGTAGCCGAGGCGCTGACGCTCCAGCTTAACCGGCTCACCGGAGTACACCAGGAAGTTGACGATGTCGAGCACGGCCTGATCATACTCGGCGGTGGTCAGCTCGCCGTTGCCCTCGGTCTCGATGCCCACCGGGGTCACTACCTGCTGACCGTCCACGGTACGGGTTTCGGTCTTCAGGGTAGCGGTGCCCTGCAGCGGCTCCAGTACGTGGGGCATGCCCACGGACGGGAACACCAGGTTGTTCACGCCAAACGGACGGCTGTCGTCCTTGTAAAAGGAACGCAGGTAGGTGTACAGCCAGTCGGCGCCACGTACCCGGGCCACCAGGGTCAGATCCGGCGGCGCGGCGCCAAACCAGTTGGCGGCGTCGGCTTCAGGAATGGCATTTTCCATCAGATCACCGATGGCCACACCGGTGAAGTTCAGGTTGGCCTGCATCACGTCTTCCGGAATGCCCAGATCCTCGGCCACACGGTTGTACCGCTGATACTGAGTGCTGTGACAACCGGAACAGTAGTTCATGAACAACTTGGCGCCGTTTTGCAGCGAGGCCTTGTCGGCCAGGTCGTAGTCCGCCTCGTCGAGGTGAACGTTGCTGCCAGCGGCAAAGGTCAGGGCCGGCAACAGCGCAAACAATGCAACAACTATCCTTTTCATTTGAACGTTACCCTCTCTGGCAGCGGCTTGGTTTTTTCGTTTTTGCTGTAGAAGAACAACAGCACGAAGAAGGCGAAATAGCCGAAGGAAGTCACCTGGGCCAGCAGCGTCAGTACCGGCGTGGACGGCAGCGCGCCCAGAATACCCAGAATGATAAAGCAGATCACAAACTGAATGATGTTCAGCAGGTGCAGCTTGCTGCGGTAGCGGAAGGAACGCACCTTGCAGCGATCCAGCCAGGGCAACACGAACAGCACGGCAATGGACAGGCCCATCAGAATAACGCCCATCAGCTTGTCGGGTACCGCCCGCAGAATCGCGTAGAACGGAGTGAAGTACCATACCGGCGCAATGTGCTCGGGCGTCTTCAGGCCGTTGGCCGCTTCAAAGTTCGGCGCTTCCAGGAAGTAGCCGCCGCCTTCGGGCATAAAGAAGATCACAAAGGCAAAGAAGAACAGGAATCCGGCCACACCCACGATGTCTTTCACGGTGTAGTAGGGGTGGAAGGGAATGGCGTCTTTCGGCCAGCCGTTCTCGTCCTTGTTTTTCTTGATGTCGATACCGTCGGGGTTGTTGGAACCCACTTCGTGCAGGGCCACGATGTGCAGGAACACCAGGATCACCAGCACCAGCGGCAGGGCGATCACGTGCAGCGCGAAGAAGCGGGTCAGGGTGGCCCCGGAGATAACATAGTCACCCCGAATCCACAGGGTCAGATCATCGCCGATCACCGGAATGGCCCCGAACAGCGAGATAATCACCTGGGCACCCCAGAACGACATCTGGCCCCAGGGCAGCAGGTAGCCCATAAAGGCTTCCGCCATCAGCACCAGGAAGATCAGCATGCCGAACAGCCACAGCAGTTCACGGGGCTTCTGGTAGGAGCCGTAGATCAGGCCACGGAACATGTGCAGGTAGACCACCACGAAGAAGGCGGAGGCACCGGTACTGTGCATGTAGCGCAGCAGCCAGCCGTATTCCACGTCCCGCATGATGTATTCGATGGAGGCAAAGGCGCCTTCACCGGACGGATTGTAGTTCATGGTCAGCCAGATACCGGTCAGGATCTGGTTCACCAGTACCAGCATGGCCAGGGAGCCAAAGAAGTACCAGAAGTTAAAGTTCTTGGGCGCGGGATACTGACCTACATGCTTGTTGTAGGTCGCCGTCATCGGAATGCGCTCGTCGATCCAGCTTACGAGTTTACCCAGCATGGTGTTAGGCTCCTTCCTTGTCTTCACCCACCAGTATGGTGGCGTCGTTGACATAGTAATAAGGGGGAATGACCAAGTTCAGCGGAGCGGGAACCCCCTGGAACACGCGGCCGGCCATATCGAACTTGGAGCCGTGACAGGGGCAGAAAAAGCCGGAGCTCACACCCTGTACCTGCTCACCGAAGCTATCGGGCAGGTAGGTGGGCGAGCAACCCAGGTGGGTACACAGGCCCACGGCCACAAACACCTCGGGCTTGATGGAGCGGTAGCTGTTCTGGGCATAACCGGGCTGTTGCGGTTGCTCAGATGCAGGATCCCGCAACTGGTTGTCATGCTTGGGCAGGCCATCCAGAATTTCCTGACTGCGGCGCACAACCCATACCGGTTTGCCACGCCATTCCACCCGAATCAACTGACCGGGTTCCATTTTACTGATGTCGACTTCTACCGGAGCACCGGCGGCCTTGGCCTTGGCGCTCGGGTTCCACGATGCGATAAAGGGCACAGCGGCGAAAGCGGCTCCGGCCCCGCCCACAACAGCGGTTGACCAGGTCAGAAACCTGCGGCGACCGGTATCAACTGGCGCATTGCTCATCCAAAAACTCTCCCATTTGGTCTCCGCGCATTTATTTTTCGTTCCATGCATTGATACTGCGGTGTGACAATCGCGGCGGATATCATGGTTTCAATTGCCACAAAAAAACCCGGAAATTCTAATGAAAAGCGGTGTCTTTTACAAGGACACCCGAAGTGCCGCAGCTCGCATATATGGCGGCAGAATTTGTTCCAAATCAACAAATAACCAACAAGTCATTAATCCGTGAACGGCGGCTTTTCATAATAAAAAAGCCCGGGAAACCCGGGCTTTGAAATACAAGACTGCTGTCCCAATTAACGCTTGGAGAACTGGGGACGCTTACGCGCCTTGTGCAGACCAACTTTCTTACGCTCAACGCGACGGGCGTCACGAGTCACGAAGCCGGCCTTGCGCAGGGAACCGCGCAGGGTCTCGTCATACTGCATCAGTGCACGGGTGATACCGTGACGGATGGCGCCGGCCTGACCGGAGATGCCACCACCGGATACGGTGATGTACAGGTCCAGCTTTTCGCTCAGCTCGGTCAGTTCCAGCGGCTGACGTACCACCATGCGGGCGGTTTCACGACCGAAGTACTGATCCAGTGAACGCTGGTTGATAACGATGTTACCGCTGCCCGCCTTTACGAATACGCGCGCAGTGGAGCTTTTGCGACGGCCGGTACCGTAGTATTGAGTTTCTGCCATTTGCCTAATCCCGCCTTAGATGTCAAGTACTTGAGGTTGTTGCGCAGCATGGTTGTGCTGGCTGCCCGCATAGACTTTCATCTTGCGGTACATGGCACGACCCAGGGGGCCGCGGGGCAGCATGCCGCGTACGGCAGACTCGATTACCATCTCGGGCTTGCGGTCGATCAGCTTTTCGAAGCTGATGGACTTGATGCCACCCGGGAAGCCGGAGTGAGAGTAGTAAATCTTGTCAGACGCTTTCTTACCGGTAACCTGTACCTTCTCGGCATTGATAACGATGATGTAGTCACCGCAGTCAACGTGAGGAGTGAATTCCGGCTTGTGCTTACCGCGCAGGCGGCGGGCGATCTCGGTGGCCAGACGACCCAGAGTTTTGCCCTCTGCATCAACAACATACCAGTCACGCTTGACGGTTTCTGGCTTAGCAACAAAAGTTTTCATGGATGAACCCAAATTACTGAAAATGAATCCTACACTTGCGCACATGCGCAAAACACGACCAGACCCCCTACCCCTTCGAGTAGCTGTCTGCTTACTGTGATGCCACCTTATCGGCGGCTGTGTAACGTGGGCCGGGCGATTATAGGTAAAGTTGCCTTAAAAATCACCTGCTAATTTCAATGCCCGTTGAAACCGGCCGGCTCGCCCGCCCTTTCCTCACGACCATGCCTCGGATCGGAGGGCGCATATTGTGACTAAGGAAGGTGCTCTCTGGCAAGATATTCATGGGACTGCATTTCGGTCAGCCGCGAGAGGCAGCGCCGAAACTCGAAATTGAGCCGTCCTTCCCCATACAGGTCGGTCATGGGCACCGCCGCCGAGATGATCAGTTTAACGTGGCGCTCGTAGAACTCGTCCACCATGGCGATAAAACGGCGGGCGGCATCATCGGTATTGCCGTCCATGGGCTGCACCTCCGCCAGCAATACCGTGTGGTAGCAGCGGGCCAGCTCAATGTAGTCAAGCTGGGAGCGGGCCGTTCGGCACAATGCATCAAAACCGATATACAGCACGCCGTCACCCTCGGCGATGGTACTCAATCGACGGTGGTTGACTTCGATGTCGGCACCCCAGCGACCGGGCTCGTTGCACAAGCGGGCAAAATACTGTTCCAGGTTGGCACTGGCCTGGGCATCGAGGGGATGATGGTAAATCTCCGCCTGCTGCAGGGTGCGCAACCGGTAATCGGTGCCCGAGTCCACATTCACGATGTCACAGTTGGCCTTGATCAGGGCAATGGCGGGCAGAAAACGGGCCCGCTGCAGGCCGTTGCGGTACAGCTGGTCGGGAGGAATATTGGAGGTGGCCACCAGGATCACGCCATGACCGAACAGGTATTCAAACAGGGTGCCGAGGATCATGGCATCGGTAATATCGGACACGAAAAACTCGTCAAAACAGATTACGCGGGCATCCCGTGCCAGTCGCTCGGCCACTATTTTGAGCGGGTCGGCCTGGCCCTTCAGGCTTTGCAGCTCGTCGTGCACCCGCACCATAAAACGATGAAAATGCACCCTGAGCTTGCGTTCAAAGGGCAGGCAGTCGTAAAACGTATCCACCAGGTAGGTTTTGCCCCGACCCACGCCGCCCCAGAAATAAAGGCCGCGAATGGTTGCCGCCGGCGCCTCGACGCGGCCGGTGAGCCGCTGCCACAGGCTGGGACGGGGCGTGGCCGCCGGCGGGGCCGTAAGTTCATCGTAAAGACGCTGCAAATGGGACACCGCCTCGGCCTGGGCCGGGTCGTGCACAAAGTCGGGGCGGGTCAGATCCGCCTGGTATTTGCTGCTGGGGGTCATGACAGTTTCTGAGTGAACGCGAAGGCCACCAGTGTATGGCCGGGGCCGGATCCGGGCAAGGTGTGGGCGGCAGCGGCTTGATCTTCCACACAAAAAGCACAATTAATGAAAACAGCGCCGTTTGACACGCCGGTACGGAACTCCGCTCACGGCGATCAGTCTGAACAAGCAATTTGCGGCATTTGTCGTTTTACACTGAGGAGCATATGCATGAAAGGTCGACTCCCCCTGCTTTCCGCCCTGGCCCTGAGCCTTGGCCTGGCCACCCTGCCCGCCGCCCAGGCCGCCCTGCCCTTTGGCGCCGGCAGCGAGATCAACAGCCTGGCCCCCGTGGTGGAAAAGGTCAGCCCGGGCGTGGTCAATATCTCGGTATCCGGCAGCAAGGTCAGCCGCCAGGTGCTGCCCGAGCCGTTCCGCTTTTTCTTTGGTCCCAACATGCCCGGCGAGCAGGTGCGTGAACGGCCCTTTCAGGCCCTGGGCTCCGGAGTCATCATCGACGCCGACAAGGGCCATGTGATCACCAACAACCACGTCATCGAGGACGCCGACAAGATCCTGATCACCCTGATCGACGGCCAGGAATACGAGGCCGAATTGATCGGCTCCGACAAGGAATCCGACATCGCCCTGCTCAAGGTGGACGCCGACAACCTGGTGGAAATCGGTTTTGCCGACTCCGACAAGCTGCGCGTGGGGGATTTCGCCATTGCCATCGGCAACCCCTTTGGCCTGGGCCAGACCGTGACCACAGGCGTAATCAGTGCACTGGGGCGCACCGGCCTGAACGTGGAAAACCTGGAAAACTTCATTCAGACCGACGCCGCCATCAACTCCGGCAACTCCGGTGGCGCCCTGCTCGATCTGGAAGGCAACCTGGTGGGCATCAACACCGCCATTCTCGGCCCGGGCGGCGGCAACATCGGCATTGGCTTTGCCATTCCCGCCAACATGGTGAAAAACCTGGCGGATCAGATCCTGGAATACGGCGAAGTACGCCGGGGCGTGCTGGGCGTCATGGGCGGCGAGCTCACCTCCGAACTGGCGCGCACCTTTGGCTACCGCAGCCAGCATGGCGCCTTTGTCAGCCAGGTGCTGGAAGACTCCGCCGCCGCCGAGGCCGGACTCAAGGCCGGGGACATCATCATCAGCCTGGACGGCAAGCCCATTCGCTCCTTTGGCGAATTACGTGCCAAGGTCGCCACCATGGGCGCCGACCGTACCGTGGAGCTGGGACTGTTTCGGGATGGCCGGGAAAAAACCGTCAAGGTCACCCTGGACCACGCCAGCGAGCAGCAGGTGGCGGCCAACACCCTGCATCAGGCCCTGGAGGGCGCGTCTCTGGCCAACAACGATGGCGGCGTGCGCGGTGTCCGGGTGACCGAGGTGGCGCCCCGCTCCCCCGCCGCCCTGTCCGGGCTGGAGGAAGGTGACGTCATTATCGGCGTCAACCGCAAGCGGGTGAAGGAGCTGGGTGAACTGCGCCAGATTATTGAAGCCAAACCGGAAGTGCTGGCGCTCAACATTCAGCGCGGCAACTCCTCCATCTACCTAGTGCTGAGATAACCCCCTGACACCAAAGGGAGTCTGCCGCCGGCAGACTCCCATCCCCGGCCGCTTATGTTATGCTTGGCGCACCTTGCAGCCATCACTTGACGACATGCGGCCAGCCACCCTGCTCAAATACCTGTTTCAGGCCACCCTCTACGGGGTACTGATGGCCGCCCTGCTGCTGTTGCTGTTCCCTCAGCTGCGCACCCAGTCGCTGGAACACTGGTGGCGCACGCCCCAGGTGGGTGTGGCCAGCTTTGCCTATGCCGCCAGCCGCGCCGGTCCCGCCGTGGTCAATATTTACACGCGCAGCTTTCAGCAGGGCAGCGCCAGCCCGGAGCTGAGTGCCACCGGCCTGGGCTCCGGGGTCATTATGTCGGCGGCGGGCCACGTGCTCACCAATTACCATGTCATCGCCGAGGCCGATCAGGTCATAGTGGCATTGCAGGACGGCCGCATTCTGGCCGGAGAGGTCATCGGCTTTGATGTGCCCACGGATCTGGCGGTGCTGAAAATTGCCGCCGAGCGACTGCCGGTGATTCCCCAAAGTGAACAACTCAATACGCAGGTGGGCGATATCGTCCTGGCCATCGGCAATCCCTATAACGTCGGCCAGACCATCACTCAGGGCATTATCAGCGCCACCGGCCGCACCGGCCTGTCGAGCATGGGCCCGGACAGCAACGGCCGCCAGGATCTGCTGCAGACCGACGCCGCCGTTAACGCCGGCAACTCCGGTGGCGCCCTGGTCAACGTCTATGGCGAAATGGTGGGCATCAACACCGCGTCGTTTCAGAGCGTGGCCCACCAGGAAAGCTACGGCATCAGCTTTGCCATTCCCTACGGACTGGCCCGACGCATTATGGAGGCCCTGATCGCCAACGGCCGGGTCATTCGCGGCTATCTGGGCATCGGCGGCGCCGACATTCCCCCGGTCATGGCCCGGCTGCTCAACCTCAACGATAGAACCGGCATTTATGTCGACAACGTCAGCCCGAGCGCCCCGGCCGCCAAGGCCGGCATAGAAAGCGGCGATGTGCTGCTGGCCATCGACGGCAAACCCATCGGCAATACGCGCCACGCCATGGACATGGTGGCGGAAACCCGGCCCGGCACCGAGATTCGCGTGACCCTGCTGCGGGATGGAAAAACCCTTACCCTGCCGGTGCTGATCGAAGAGGATCGCCGCTTTCAGCGCCTGCGCTGAAGGCGACAAGAAACCTAGCCTTGCGAATAAAAAAAGGGAAGACACATCCATGTCTTCCCTTTTCATTTTGCCCGCCGTCTCACTGGAACGGCCGATAGCTTTCAGCTTATGGCCTGAAGCCTCAGTTGCCCTTAATCCGCTCGATATTGCCGCCCAAGGCGGAAAGCTTGGCTTCGATGACCTCGTAGCCGCGGTCGATGTGGTAGATGCGATCCACTATGGTGGTGCCTTCCGCCACGAAACCGGCCA harbors:
- a CDS encoding Do family serine endopeptidase, with amino-acid sequence MKGRLPLLSALALSLGLATLPAAQAALPFGAGSEINSLAPVVEKVSPGVVNISVSGSKVSRQVLPEPFRFFFGPNMPGEQVRERPFQALGSGVIIDADKGHVITNNHVIEDADKILITLIDGQEYEAELIGSDKESDIALLKVDADNLVEIGFADSDKLRVGDFAIAIGNPFGLGQTVTTGVISALGRTGLNVENLENFIQTDAAINSGNSGGALLDLEGNLVGINTAILGPGGGNIGIGFAIPANMVKNLADQILEYGEVRRGVLGVMGGELTSELARTFGYRSQHGAFVSQVLEDSAAAEAGLKAGDIIISLDGKPIRSFGELRAKVATMGADRTVELGLFRDGREKTVKVTLDHASEQQVAANTLHQALEGASLANNDGGVRGVRVTEVAPRSPAALSGLEEGDVIIGVNRKRVKELGELRQIIEAKPEVLALNIQRGNSSIYLVLR
- the rpsI gene encoding 30S ribosomal protein S9, which translates into the protein MAETQYYGTGRRKSSTARVFVKAGSGNIVINQRSLDQYFGRETARMVVRQPLELTELSEKLDLYITVSGGGISGQAGAIRHGITRALMQYDETLRGSLRKAGFVTRDARRVERKKVGLHKARKRPQFSKR
- the degS gene encoding outer membrane-stress sensor serine endopeptidase DegS, which translates into the protein MRPATLLKYLFQATLYGVLMAALLLLLFPQLRTQSLEHWWRTPQVGVASFAYAASRAGPAVVNIYTRSFQQGSASPELSATGLGSGVIMSAAGHVLTNYHVIAEADQVIVALQDGRILAGEVIGFDVPTDLAVLKIAAERLPVIPQSEQLNTQVGDIVLAIGNPYNVGQTITQGIISATGRTGLSSMGPDSNGRQDLLQTDAAVNAGNSGGALVNVYGEMVGINTASFQSVAHQESYGISFAIPYGLARRIMEALIANGRVIRGYLGIGGADIPPVMARLLNLNDRTGIYVDNVSPSAPAAKAGIESGDVLLAIDGKPIGNTRHAMDMVAETRPGTEIRVTLLRDGKTLTLPVLIEEDRRFQRLR
- a CDS encoding cytochrome c1 — its product is MKRIVVALFALLPALTFAAGSNVHLDEADYDLADKASLQNGAKLFMNYCSGCHSTQYQRYNRVAEDLGIPEDVMQANLNFTGVAIGDLMENAIPEADAANWFGAAPPDLTLVARVRGADWLYTYLRSFYKDDSRPFGVNNLVFPSVGMPHVLEPLQGTATLKTETRTVDGQQVVTPVGIETEGNGELTTAEYDQAVLDIVNFLVYSGEPVKLERQRLGYWVLGFLAIFFVIAYMLKKEYWRDVH
- the rplM gene encoding 50S ribosomal protein L13, encoding MKTFVAKPETVKRDWYVVDAEGKTLGRLATEIARRLRGKHKPEFTPHVDCGDYIIVINAEKVQVTGKKASDKIYYSHSGFPGGIKSISFEKLIDRKPEMVIESAVRGMLPRGPLGRAMYRKMKVYAGSQHNHAAQQPQVLDI
- the zapE gene encoding cell division protein ZapE, whose translation is MTPSSKYQADLTRPDFVHDPAQAEAVSHLQRLYDELTAPPAATPRPSLWQRLTGRVEAPAATIRGLYFWGGVGRGKTYLVDTFYDCLPFERKLRVHFHRFMVRVHDELQSLKGQADPLKIVAERLARDARVICFDEFFVSDITDAMILGTLFEYLFGHGVILVATSNIPPDQLYRNGLQRARFLPAIALIKANCDIVNVDSGTDYRLRTLQQAEIYHHPLDAQASANLEQYFARLCNEPGRWGADIEVNHRRLSTIAEGDGVLYIGFDALCRTARSQLDYIELARCYHTVLLAEVQPMDGNTDDAARRFIAMVDEFYERHVKLIISAAVPMTDLYGEGRLNFEFRRCLSRLTEMQSHEYLAREHLP
- a CDS encoding cytochrome b; this translates as MLGKLVSWIDERIPMTATYNKHVGQYPAPKNFNFWYFFGSLAMLVLVNQILTGIWLTMNYNPSGEGAFASIEYIMRDVEYGWLLRYMHSTGASAFFVVVYLHMFRGLIYGSYQKPRELLWLFGMLIFLVLMAEAFMGYLLPWGQMSFWGAQVIISLFGAIPVIGDDLTLWIRGDYVISGATLTRFFALHVIALPLVLVILVFLHIVALHEVGSNNPDGIDIKKNKDENGWPKDAIPFHPYYTVKDIVGVAGFLFFFAFVIFFMPEGGGYFLEAPNFEAANGLKTPEHIAPVWYFTPFYAILRAVPDKLMGVILMGLSIAVLFVLPWLDRCKVRSFRYRSKLHLLNIIQFVICFIILGILGALPSTPVLTLLAQVTSFGYFAFFVLLFFYSKNEKTKPLPERVTFK
- the petA gene encoding ubiquinol-cytochrome c reductase iron-sulfur subunit, which gives rise to MSNAPVDTGRRRFLTWSTAVVGGAGAAFAAVPFIASWNPSAKAKAAGAPVEVDISKMEPGQLIRVEWRGKPVWVVRRSQEILDGLPKHDNQLRDPASEQPQQPGYAQNSYRSIKPEVFVAVGLCTHLGCSPTYLPDSFGEQVQGVSSGFFCPCHGSKFDMAGRVFQGVPAPLNLVIPPYYYVNDATILVGEDKEGA